In Scylla paramamosain isolate STU-SP2022 chromosome 29, ASM3559412v1, whole genome shotgun sequence, a genomic segment contains:
- the LOC135115454 gene encoding succinate dehydrogenase assembly factor 3, mitochondrial-like, protein MGGGKKVVAEAFTHPQRVRLLYKTILKLHRGLPLELRALGDQYTKDEFRRHKEASVEQSQAFMMEWTNYAITVAKQLGVRGAHTAKTLGRPLSQGDLDQFNDEQVYQLHELYEAATKPAEAPTTPPQDHKKDT, encoded by the exons ATGGGTGGCGGGAAGAAGGTGGTGGCGGAGGCCTTCACTCACCCTCAGCGTGTTAGACTCCTCTACAAGACAATCCTCAAGTTGCACCGAGGCCTCCCACTGGAACTCAGAGCCCTGG GTGACCAGTACACCAAGGATGAGTTCCGGCGCCACAAGGAGGCCAGTGTGGAGCAGTCCCAGGCCTTCATGATGGAGTGGACCAACTATGCCATCACAGTGGCCAAGCAGCTCGGGGTGCGCGGCGCCCATACCGCCAAGACCCTTGGTCGCCCACTGTCCCAGGGCGACCTGGACCAGTTCAACGATGAGCAGGTGTACCAGCTGCACGAGCTGTACGAGGCAGCCACTAAACCAGCAGAGGCCCCCACCACACCGCCGCAGGACCACAAGAAGGACACGTGA
- the LOC135115453 gene encoding V-type proton ATPase subunit E-like: MALSDADVQKQIHHMMAFIEQEANEKAEEIDARAEEEFTIEKGRLVQQNRLKIIEFYERKEKQVELQKKIGASNLLNKSRLEVLKAQENHIRNVLHEAQGKLVILTQNPDAYTRLLQDLICQGLCQLLEPSVMLRCRRQDQALVERAIPGALANFKSIAGRTSKVEIDSTNWLPAEICGGVELVVMPGNRIKISNTLEARLDMLAQQMLPEVRTMLFGANPNRKFDN, from the exons ATGGCTCTCAGCGATGCCGACGTCCAGAAGCAG ATCCATCACATGATGGCCTTCATAGAACAGGAGGCCAATGAGAAAGCTGAAGAGATTGATGCCCGGGCTGAGGAAGAGTTCACCATTGAGAAGGGACGGCTGGTGCAGCAGAACAGACTCAAGATTATCGAGTTctacgagaggaaggaaaagcaagtgGAGCTGCAGAAGAAgat TGGCGCCAGTAACCTGCTCAACAAGTCCCGCCTGGAGGTGCTGAAGGCGCAGGAGAACCACATTCGCAACGTCCTGCATGAGGCTCAGGGCAAGCTGGTGATCCTGACGCAGAACCCCGATGCATACACCAGGCTGCTGCAGGACCTCATCTGCCAAGGACTCTGCCAG CTATTGGAGCCCAGTGTAATGCTGAGGTGCCGGCGTCAGGACCAAGCGCTGGTGGAGAGGGCCATTCCTGGAGCACTGGCTAACTTCAAGAGCATTGCTGGCCGAACATCCAAGGTGGAAATCGATAGCACTAACTGGCTGCCTGCTGAGAT CTGCGGCGGTGTGGAGTTGGTGGTGATGCCAGGGAACCGCATCAAGATCTCCAACACCCTGGAGGCGCGTCTGGACATGTTGGCCCAGCAGATGTTGCCTGAGGTGCGCACCATGCTGTTCGGCGCCAACCCCAACAGAAAGTTTGATAATTAA